gattcataattttttcgaaattctccttctcatacatttagttactagtaataataaaatttttgtgtttgaaataaattaaccatgctctgataccattttcgaAAGCACGGGGATCAATTAAACTTAAATAGGGTAAAAGGGCAAATTTGGCAATTTAGAAGAAAATTTCTCTTTCTATGTACTAAAACCCAATTCCATTTTTAAAGTGTACTGAATCTCAATTAAccctaaaataaaataaaatataacaatGTAATTGTCCGTACGATATTTGTTCTACTTTCTATCATTATTATTCGTAATAAGTATGCACTGTATGCACTTGTCTTTCGTCGTCAATCTCGATCTTGAAGCCAAAGAAGAGGAATACGTCGAATCCTCGAGCTTCTACCCGCAGCAAATTCGTCGCCGCTCGGCCATCGCAACCAAGATACGCAGCGATATAATTAATCAGCATGGAGCCCGCATATAACTACGGCCGACTTTCTTTGGTTGACTCATGCCATCGATCTCCATGAATTTTCCACATTTTGCGGCGCTGGCTTCGAGCTTGAATTGTAGATTCAAAAACTTCGACATAAAAAGTTGAAAGTTCATGGGCTTCACACTTCAAGTACTCTTCTTGTTGATATCTTATTGTTTCTTCTGGAAAGTTAGTTCTGCCGTTGATGCCATAAGCACCGACCAATCCATTCGAGACCCTGACACTTTGGTTTCAAATGGGCAGAAATTCAAACTGGGTTTCTTCACCCCAGTTAATAGCACCTACCGATATGTTGGTATAATGTACAATATACCAGTGATGACTGTGATATGGGTGGCTAATAGAGAGAATCCTCTGAATGATGCAAATGGAACGTTGCTTATTGCAGGGGATGGAAATCTTGTGATCTTGGACGGGCAAAAGCAGATACTATGGTCATCAAATGTTTCGAATTCGATCCTGAATTCAAGTGCTCAGCTCTTGGATACAGGGAACCTGGTGTTACAAGATAACTCAAATGGTAAAATTGTTTGGGAAAGTTTCCTAGATGCTTCCGATTCATTTATTGAGAATCTGAAAATTTATACTGATTTAACTACAAATAAGAAAAACGTAGTGACCTCATGGAGAAGCCCTTCTGATCCAGCGCCTGGCCGATTCACCTTTACAATTGAACCTCTTGAGATTCCTCAATGTTTCGTCTGGCTAGACAGCTCTCCTTATTGGCGAAGCGGTCCCTGGGACGGACAAGTTTTCATCGGGATACCTGAGATGAAATCTTTTCATCGCCGTGGAATCAAAGTTGTAAATGGTAATCCTGGAACTGCATATATGGCCTTCATGTCTTATAATTCATCTCTACTGTATTATGAATTGAATGCATCTGGGAATTTAGAGGAGAAGATGAGGGATgatcaaacaggagattggaAAGTATCATGGTCCTCGATTCGGACTGAGTGTAATGTATATGGTAAGTGTGGACCATTTGGAAGCTGTAATGCTCTGAAGAGACCTATATGCTCATGTATGCCTGGATTTGAACCAAAAAACAACAAGGAATGGAGTGCAGGAAATTGGACAAGTGGCTGCTCGAGAAGGGCTCTGCTCGAGTGTGGGAAGAACTCTGCTGTGGGTGAAATGGGGGAAAAAGATGGGTTTTTGAGATTGGAAACAGTGAAAGTTCCTGATCATTTGAGGTGGATTCCTACTTTAGATCCAGATTGTAGGATGCGATGCTTGAATAATTGTTCTTGTTTAGCTTATGCATATCATGCAGGCATTGGGTGTATGCTGTGGACTGAAAGCTTAATCGACGTGCAGAAGTTTCCTACTGGTGGCGCAGACTTGTATATTAGGTTGGCAGATTCAGAATTAGGTATGAATTCTCCTCCTTTTGCTAAAAAATGACTTCATTTTAGCTCAGGAATATTAATTTCAACGTATAATTAGTCTCAAAACTCAGATTTCTCTTCATTCTTCATTGTCTAGCTTTTAGATCAGCAATAGATGAACTCAAAAAAGTTCTTGACCACAAAGCAATTGCTGCAGCTACAGTAATTCCAGTTTTGATAATTGTTCCCTTATGTGCATACTTTCTGTGGAAGTGTAGAGGTATTTACTcaaataacatttttttataaaaacataACTACAGCGAATTCTTTGTTAGATATCATTTCAATAACTAACATTTTCGCTTGGTCTATGAATTTTCTGACGAATATATATTAGCTGGAAGCAAGCAAAACACAATCCGAGGTTCGGAAAGGTATCCAGCCATCTCCTGGTATTCAAAAGATACCGGGCTCAAAGATAATGTGCACGGAGTTAAACTGGAGGAGTTTCAATTGCTTGACTTTGAGACGCTCTCAAATGCAACATACAGCTTTAATATAAGCAATAAACTAGGACAGGGAGGCTTTGGTCCAGTGTACAAGGTACATAAACTTTAAGGTTTTTGTCATATATTGATCAAATAATTAGGTGATGGGTTGGTGCGCAGGGGATTTTAGCAAATGGACAAGAAATAGCAGTTAAAAGGCTTTCAAGATCCTCCAGTCAAGGAGTGGaggagttgataaatgaggTTGTGGTGATCTCTAAGCTTCAGCATCGGAATCTTGTAAGACTGCTTGGTTGCTGTGTGGAGGGTGAAGAAAATATGCTTGTTTATGAATACATGCCCAATGGGAGCTTGGATGCGTATCTCTTTGGTGAGTAATTGATTCATTCTTCTGATTTGGTGCCACATATCACTGTCTGTATGTTTGTCATGTGTCTTATAATGGAATGAAAATCCAATTAATATGTCAAGGGTTAGCTGCTTAGGAAGCCCGTCTGTTATACCAAAGATATTACATTAAACTCCATTGTGAAAGATCAGTTAGCTAAAACTCGAaagtaaataatattattatgaaTGTTTCTTATTCATCTTATAACACTCTCAAAAGTTCAAATATTTGTTTGGAGAGATTTTTGTTAAAAAGAATTTATAAAAGGAACATATTTATGTTCCTATCACATTCAGCAGGATAAATTCAGTTGTTAAGAACTCTAATTTCTggataataattttatatattggGGCACAAGAAGCAATATACCAGAAAAAAATGACTCCAAGGAGTTTCAGAGATCAATTTACAAATACAGGTGGTTTATGGAGTTTTTAGCCTATTCAACATAAAATAAATGTAGATGTAATTTAGGATGTAGCATAAAAATATAGGTGAAGTATGATCCATGTTACAGCTTTATTCCCAAATCTTGATTCATAACAGTAAGGTCAATTCTACTGAACAAAGCATTGGATTTTGTTAAGATTTTTCTTCTCTTGTTCAGTGTTTCATGAAATGTTGGACTGGATTCAAATTTACAGAATCACATAAACAAGGGTTTCTTGATTGGCGACAACGAGTGATCATTATCGAGGGAATTTGTAGAGGTCTTCTTTATCTTCATCGAGACTCAAGGTTAAGAATAATTCATAGAGATCTAAAAGCTAGTAACATCTTACTGGATGAAGATTTGAATCCGAAAATATCTGATTTTGGAATAGCAAGAATTTTCGGAGGAAAAGAAGATCAAGCCAATACAGCAAGGGTTGTTGGAACATAGTGAGCACTTGGTGCTTTATTCTATTATTTTCTTAATTCATTCTATCACTTATGGTGACTTAATGTCATGCAGTGGCTATATGGCCCCAGAATATGCAGTACATGGAAGATTCTCAGAAAAATCCGACGTCTTTAGCTTTGGAGTCCTGTTGCTAGAGATTATAAGTGGAAGCAGAAATGCTTGCTTCGAGAATGATGAGCAATCCCCGAGTCTCATAGGATATGTGAGTTTTTCTTTTAATTAGAGGATCTCaccaaattcaaataaataaataaagtgcCGTGCTTATTTTATCTGAAATATAGGTGTCATCCTACGTTAATCAGGACAATAAGGAAAATATGTTAAAACTATTTGCCCTTAAATTAACTAATGGAGGTTAACTAACAGtagatttatattttaatagCTACATTTATTAATGGGTAGTGAGGTTTGAGGGTGTGTACATAAATGTACTAATATAAATAACTTATTTAAAGAGTATATTATATgccatttataaatttattattacttCATAAACTGAATTTTCAAGCAgtacaaaattaaaatgttgatCACTTTAACTAAAATCAGTATACATTTGAATTTTGTAAAATGATTATAAAATTATAGTTAAATCAGCACATATATTTTGATttcttaaatttttataaaagtaGATCCCTCTTTTTAAACTTGCTGTAATAATAtcacgaatatatatatatgataagtGTATATGGTTTTTACTCTGTGAATGTTTGCAGGCGTGGAAATTGTGGAATGAAGAAAAGATTGTCAATTTGATGGACCCTTTAATACATGATTCACGAATGGAAAAGGAGATATTGAGATACGCAAATGTAGGACTATTGTGTGTTGAAGAGATTGCTAAAGATAGGCCAAATATTTCTACTGTTTTATCGATGCTTAGTAAGGAGATAGTGGACCTTCCTCATCCAATGCAACCTGCATTTACTCTGAATCTAAGGTATCCAGAAGCTTATAAGCCTTCAATCAAATGTTCTTCAAATGATGTCACCTTGACTATAATCGAAGGCCGGTAGCATGTAGGAATTGGAACTTGGAACTCCTCATGTCATGTACCACACATTGTGAAGTTTGATAATATTATAGTTTAATCTTTGTGTATACATGTTAAtggatcaaaaatctcctgaaACTGATAAGACTTCAATCAGATGTTCTTTAAAATGATATCACCTTGACTATCAATGAAGGTTGGTAGCCGGTGGACTATAGGAATTCGAACTTCTCAAATATTATACACTGTAAAGTTTGATGAATCATTGTGATTTATTACTTTAATCTTTGTGTATACATGTTAGTAACAAATTTACCTTTCCATCATTCCTATGTTTTGAAGAGCATACTTCTTTGGTTACATTATATCATTTATGCTGGTTTTCTAGAttgtattatttaaaatttaaatatttatgttatGTCCTATATTAACAGGACGTCATTGTAGCAGTGTTTCTTGTATGCAGTTTTCCTTTTACAAAAATCTGAAATAGACTTTATAGTTATTTTTTATAGTGTAAAATTTGTGTTGGTTTTTAATGATATTTAACGCGGAGAAGGAACATCCACTAAATGCATGTACAAGAGAAACAAAGGCATCTGACAATCTATTTACTCAAAACTCCATCTTAACGCTTTGTCTCATCAAATTCAAGTAGCAATGCATGTCTGTATAACTTCGAAGAACTTGACAAGGAAGTGCACTACTCTTTAGAAGTTACCGGAAAATGAAAATCATCTGCAGTGATATTTCTACAAAAGGGCAACGGAAACCACAGTAGCATAGTAGGATGGTCCTGACCATAGAGCGGTGATGGCAGTTTAGAGAGGAGGTAGAGAGGCTAATTCCCATATCTTAATTGTTCCATCGTCACTTGCAGAGGCAAGCCGCTTGCTGTCCTGTATTGTTGCAACCAAGCGAGGTTTAAGATTGTTGAGATTGAGAAATATCAAACTATATGCTAATTAAGAACCATTACATCATATTCAGCATGTCAGATTTATGTTGGTACCCGATGATTCAGAGAGGTCATCAACACATACAATTGGTAGACAAAGATTTTCAGGTTGGTTCTTCAAACTgcagatattttttttatgtaaatgtTACCAAAAGAAAATCCAGAGGTTTTGGGCAATATCTCGTAGCATTCGGTCAACTTATTTTACAAAGCTATTCagaatataaaatttttatctctaagggataggatatatatatatatatatatatatatatatatatatatatatatatatatatatatatatatatatatatatatatatatatatatatatttatatatatatatatatgaagttgGATTCTTAACCTTGGGACACCATTGAACCGAATTTACTTCCTTATCATGAGCATGGTCTTTCATCAGTAGCAATTTATATGTAGGTCCATCTAACTGTAATAATatccaaaaaaatattattattgtgAAGAAATGAAGGAAGTATAATCATTACCAAGTCAGGAATgtaaaatattcaagataaaTGGATCACTCTTGAGACTATTCAGCTCCGATCCAAATGAATATAGACAAACTCTAATATTCAAGATAAATGGATGTCAATGCCAGCTGCAATTTATATCTAGGACGCACAGCATTCAATTAGATAGGTGCAAGTTAACCTGAGAGCAGTTGATGCCATGATTTTATGGAAAAAAATGACATTTCAACCGAGGCTGATGAGCATAAAAGTTTTATCACGTGGAGATAGCCGCATAAAAGAGCTAGTAATTTACAGAGGATCTGGAAAATGGACCTGCTAGTTGCAACTTTGCTGAAGCCAGAGGGTTTTAAACAGGCGTCCTACCATTTTGAGGTTCTTTACGATATTAATTTTCACTTAGCAGATTGAGACAAAGTGTTTCAAAGCCTTATTGCTTAGAAACTCATTTATCAGAAAGAACACACATTTCCTATACATGGCAACCAAGAAATTGGGATGTTTGAAACTGTATATGATTTAAATGAATGAtgattatttaaaagaaaatccAGAGAACTAATCATACGATGAATTGCATTTATGAACTTATACCAATCCATCTTCATTCTCAACAAAGAAACATAGAGCACCATCAGCTGCCCCACTGCAAATTATTTCCTTCCTGTAACATCCACCACTCAAAATGAGATCATGCAATTCTAATTATATTTGACCAAATGAAATGAAAAAATTAACCAAAATATAGAGAGAATGGTTAAAAAGAATCAGATTAACAATGAATAAAATCTTGCTACCTTGACCAATTAACAGAAAAAATTGTTTTATTGTGATAACCAGTAAGAGTACATAGAAGTGTCCTGCAAAAATGTATAAGAATATATAACCGAGTTGAATATAaacaatttatgattttaaaatcaTGACAGCACACTAGTCAATTTCGACGAATGCTTTTGAAAATGTTTGGACTTTTTTTTACATCTTTCCATTAGATAATCTAAATGTAGAATCAATTAGAAGCTAAACAAACTTAAAGATAAGTTGTGCTGCCATAGACTGTCCAACTGGACCTTACAAAGAAAAAGAATCCCAAACAAGGTACATCAAACACAGGGATATGGAGTAACTCTGAGGAATGGAAAGGGTATGATGGATGacataaaataaatttcaaaagCTTTAATAAGCACAATCACTGAACACATTGTGCCAATAGCTACGATTCTCAACATTTTTTAATCTCTTACTTTGAACTTTCTGACTGTttgcaatattttaatattgaaGCCTGTTACCATAAATGTTAGTGTTAAAGTCAAGACATATTTGGGTATTTAGCAAAAAAGACTTTAATACAAAGTC
This Primulina eburnea isolate SZY01 chromosome 2, ASM2296580v1, whole genome shotgun sequence DNA region includes the following protein-coding sequences:
- the LOC140822099 gene encoding G-type lectin S-receptor-like serine/threonine-protein kinase At1g11300 isoform X1, with the translated sequence MGFTLQVLFLLISYCFFWKVSSAVDAISTDQSIRDPDTLVSNGQKFKLGFFTPVNSTYRYVGIMYNIPVMTVIWVANRENPLNDANGTLLIAGDGNLVILDGQKQILWSSNVSNSILNSSAQLLDTGNLVLQDNSNGKIVWESFLDASDSFIENLKIYTDLTTNKKNVVTSWRSPSDPAPGRFTFTIEPLEIPQCFVWLDSSPYWRSGPWDGQVFIGIPEMKSFHRRGIKVVNGNPGTAYMAFMSYNSSLLYYELNASGNLEEKMRDDQTGDWKVSWSSIRTECNVYGKCGPFGSCNALKRPICSCMPGFEPKNNKEWSAGNWTSGCSRRALLECGKNSAVGEMGEKDGFLRLETVKVPDHLRWIPTLDPDCRMRCLNNCSCLAYAYHAGIGCMLWTESLIDVQKFPTGGADLYIRLADSELAFRSAIDELKKVLDHKAIAAATVIPVLIIVPLCAYFLWKCRAGSKQNTIRGSERYPAISWYSKDTGLKDNVHGVKLEEFQLLDFETLSNATYSFNISNKLGQGGFGPVYKGILANGQEIAVKRLSRSSSQGVEELINEVVVISKLQHRNLVRLLGCCVEGEENMLVYEYMPNGSLDAYLFESHKQGFLDWRQRVIIIEGICRGLLYLHRDSRLRIIHRDLKASNILLDEDLNPKISDFGIARIFGGKEDQANTARVVGTYGYMAPEYAVHGRFSEKSDVFSFGVLLLEIISGSRNACFENDEQSPSLIGYAWKLWNEEKIVNLMDPLIHDSRMEKEILRYANVGLLCVEEIAKDRPNISTVLSMLSKEIVDLPHPMQPAFTLNLRYPEAYKPSIKCSSNDVTLTIIEGR
- the LOC140822099 gene encoding G-type lectin S-receptor-like serine/threonine-protein kinase At1g11330 isoform X2, whose translation is MGFTLQKFKLGFFTPVNSTYRYVGIMYNIPVMTVIWVANRENPLNDANGTLLIAGDGNLVILDGQKQILWSSNVSNSILNSSAQLLDTGNLVLQDNSNGKIVWESFLDASDSFIENLKIYTDLTTNKKNVVTSWRSPSDPAPGRFTFTIEPLEIPQCFVWLDSSPYWRSGPWDGQVFIGIPEMKSFHRRGIKVVNGNPGTAYMAFMSYNSSLLYYELNASGNLEEKMRDDQTGDWKVSWSSIRTECNVYGKCGPFGSCNALKRPICSCMPGFEPKNNKEWSAGNWTSGCSRRALLECGKNSAVGEMGEKDGFLRLETVKVPDHLRWIPTLDPDCRMRCLNNCSCLAYAYHAGIGCMLWTESLIDVQKFPTGGADLYIRLADSELAFRSAIDELKKVLDHKAIAAATVIPVLIIVPLCAYFLWKCRAGSKQNTIRGSERYPAISWYSKDTGLKDNVHGVKLEEFQLLDFETLSNATYSFNISNKLGQGGFGPVYKGILANGQEIAVKRLSRSSSQGVEELINEVVVISKLQHRNLVRLLGCCVEGEENMLVYEYMPNGSLDAYLFESHKQGFLDWRQRVIIIEGICRGLLYLHRDSRLRIIHRDLKASNILLDEDLNPKISDFGIARIFGGKEDQANTARVVGTYGYMAPEYAVHGRFSEKSDVFSFGVLLLEIISGSRNACFENDEQSPSLIGYAWKLWNEEKIVNLMDPLIHDSRMEKEILRYANVGLLCVEEIAKDRPNISTVLSMLSKEIVDLPHPMQPAFTLNLRYPEAYKPSIKCSSNDVTLTIIEGR